One Saccharomyces kudriavzevii IFO 1802 strain IFO1802 genome assembly, chromosome: 7 DNA segment encodes these proteins:
- the BUD9 gene encoding Bud9p (similar to Saccharomyces cerevisiae BUD9 (YGR041W) and BUD8 (YLR353W); ancestral locus Anc_4.186), producing the protein MSQISKNASTTTNNSTSTSGSAAVSSATLPESNSQSFDQPHRRRRSGSLFIERSHPSPSMEAESYNVYIDDSKYGELLKEDTNSSGTDGTQVFEDARDENFHEESHKVLEKSILDLVRRDPEAAGFPPPPPCPVGTHRNSSNGSSAETNPNGHSSSGTISTSVLLNMGSAEKHVEAPKGDYMESSSMKSFEKVKVRPSSSYYLPLEDTSPQQERRETISKVRNPNQVQGVYPSFSSMQYDDGFAPSIEEAIEAAKNRVSNDGSNDRFTDKVFIPHEFQIPKKAWNGRLVNRSPKLRTPRNHSLLTDILKPSEAIDHANTLTSNILHDPTKEGLISQIQDRRQRENNQPVLNPVHSPQSAFDIAMDAVDSQNRLYEREYVNNTDSHLVLEEIGRGNHGTKQYKYQKNPKKGDEEGISTFYMHTMPIQRIDSSSVYSFDSQTHGFSEIYSISRIITTLCICLLVPPLFFFFSVNGDSGISNYRLMRIIMNYEHKIGLLKGFEWDIDVRWFRTLCLVLGCIELLFIFTGIGVGFGVGMTRK; encoded by the coding sequence ATGTcacaaatatcaaaaaatgcttCGACTACAACAAATAATTCAACATCCACATCTGGATCTGCAGCGGTGTCGTCCGCAACCCTTCCTGAGAGCAACTCTCAGAGCTTCGATCAACCACACAGAAGAAGGAGATCTGGCTCATTATTTATTGAGAGGTCTCATCCGTCTCCATCGATGGAAGCGGAATCATACAACGTTTATATTGACGATAGCAAATACGGCGAACTACTAAAAGAGGACACCAATTCAAGTGGTACGGATGGTACCCAGGTCTTCGAAGATGCTAGagatgaaaatttccatGAGGAATCACATAAAGTCCTAGAAAAGTCAATTCTAGATTTAGTACGACGAGATCCAGAGGCAGCAGGATTTCCACCTCCTCCTCCATGCCCAGTTGGGACGCACAGAAATTCCTCAAACGGATCTTCCGCTGAAACGAATCCAAATGGACACAGTAGCAGTGGTACCATATCTACTTCGGTACTGTTGAACATGGGTTCCGCCGAAAAGCATGTTGAGGCACCTAAAGGTGATTACATggaatcttcttcaatgaaatcatTCGAAAAAGTGAAGGTAAGGCCTTCCTCGTCATATTACTTACCTCTTGAGGACACTTCACCGCAGCAAGAACGAAGAGAAACGATTTCCAAAGTCAGAAACCCAAACCAAGTACAGGGTGTATAcccttcattttcttccatgCAATATGATGACGGATTCGCACCTTCGATTGAAGAGGCTATTGAGGCGGCAAAAAATAGAGTCTCGAATGACGGATCAAATGATCGTTTTACCGATAAAGTATTTATTCCGCATGAGTTCCAAATCCCCAAAAAGGCCTGGAATGGACGCTTGGTGAATAGGTCTCCCAAACTTAGAACTCCAAGAAACCATTCTTTGCTAACCGACATATTAAAGCCATCTGAAGCAATTGACCACGCTAACACATTAACATCCAATATATTGCATGACCCCACTAAAGAGGGTCTCATATctcaaattcaagatcGAAGGCAAAGGGAAAACAACCAGCCTGTTTTGAATCCAGTTCACAGTCCCCAAAGCGCTTTCGATATTGCAATGGATGCCGTGGATAGTCAAAACAGATTATATGAAAGAGAATACGTGAACAATACAGATAGTCATTTAGTTCTTGAGGAAATCGGCCGAGGGAACCACGGTACCAAACAATacaaatatcaaaaaaatcctAAAAAAGGTGACGAAGAGGGGATATCGACTTTTTATATGCACACAATGCCTATTCAGAGAATAGATTCATCCTCCGTATATTCATTTGATTCACAAACACATGGATTTTCAGAGATTTATAGTATATCAAGAATCATAACAACATTGTGCATTTGTCTTTTGGTTCCGcctttgttcttcttcttttcagtcAATGGTGATAGTGGCATTTCGAATTACAGATTAATgagaataataatgaattACGAACATAAAATTGGCCTCCTCAAAGGGTTTGAATGGGACATTGATGTACGATGGTTCAGAAC